A region from the Canis aureus isolate CA01 chromosome 8, VMU_Caureus_v.1.0, whole genome shotgun sequence genome encodes:
- the CD2BP2 gene encoding CD2 antigen cytoplasmic tail-binding protein 2 isoform X3, protein MRMMRMKSVSPRRSDEEDDDDEGSSKYDILASEDVEGQEAATLPSEGGVRITPFNLQEEMEEGHFDADGNYFLNRDAQIRDSWLDNIDWVKIKERPPDQRPPSDSEEEDSLGQTPMSAQALLEGLLELLLPRETVAGALRRLGARGGGGGKGGSKGAGRPSSPQRLDRLSGLADQMVARGNLGVYQETRERLAMRLKGLGSRTQGPPDPTPPPSLDMFAEEVAEGELETPTPTQRGEAELKGDDGLVDVMWEYKWENTGDAELYGPFTSTQMQTWVNEGYFADGVYCRKLDPPGGQFYNSKRIDFDLYT, encoded by the exons ATGAGGATGATGAGGATGAAATCAGTGTCCCCAAGAAGAAG CGATgaggaggatgatgatgatgaggggTCCAGCAAATACGACATCCTGGCCTCAGAGGATGTGGAAG GTCAGGAAGCAGCCACACTCCCCAGTGAGGGAGGTGTGCGGATCACACCTTTCAACCTgcaggaagagatggaggaagGCCACTTTGATGCTGATGGCAATTACTTTCTGAACCGGGATGCTCAGATCCGAGATAGCTGGCTGGACAACAttgactgg GTGAAGATCAAGGAGCGGCCACCTGATCAGCGCCCACCTTCAGACTCAGAGGAAGAAGACAGCCTGGGCCAGACACCAATGAGTGCCCAAGCCCTCCTGGAGGGCCTTCTGGAGCTGCTGTTACCCAGAGAGACAGTGGCCGGGGCACTGAGGCGTCTGGGGgcccgaggaggaggaggtggcaaAGGGGGCAGCAAGGGGGCTGGGCGGCCTAGTTCCCCTCAGCGCTTGGATCGGCTCTCTGGGTTGGCTGACCAGATGGTGGCCCGGGGCAACCTTGGTGTATATCAGGAGACAAGGGAACGGTTAGCCATGCGGCTGAAGGGGTTGGGGTCCCGGACTCAGGGACCCCCtgaccccacacccccaccctctcTGGACATGTTTGCTGAGGAAGTGGCAGAGGGGGAGCTGGAGACCCCAACCCCCACACAGAGGGGAG AAGCAGAATTGAAAGGAGATGATGGTCTGGTGGACGTGATGTGGGAATATAAGTGGGAGAACACAGGGGATGCTGAGCTGTATGGGCCCTTCACCAGCACCCAGATGCAG ACCTGGGTGAACGAAGGCTACTTCGCAGATGGTGTTTATTGCCGGAAGCTGGACCCTCCGGGTGGACAGTTCTACAACTCCAAACGCATTGACTTTGACCTCTACACCTGA
- the CD2BP2 gene encoding CD2 antigen cytoplasmic tail-binding protein 2 isoform X1, with product MPKRKVTFQGVGDEDDEDEISVPKKKLVDPVAGAGGPGSRFKGKHSLDSDEEDDDDEGSSKYDILASEDVEGQEAATLPSEGGVRITPFNLQEEMEEGHFDADGNYFLNRDAQIRDSWLDNIDWVKIKERPPDQRPPSDSEEEDSLGQTPMSAQALLEGLLELLLPRETVAGALRRLGARGGGGGKGGSKGAGRPSSPQRLDRLSGLADQMVARGNLGVYQETRERLAMRLKGLGSRTQGPPDPTPPPSLDMFAEEVAEGELETPTPTQRGEAELKGDDGLVDVMWEYKWENTGDAELYGPFTSTQMQTWVNEGYFADGVYCRKLDPPGGQFYNSKRIDFDLYT from the exons ATGCCAAAGAGGAAAGTGACCTTCCAAGGCGTAGGAGATGAGGATGATGAGGATGAAATCAGTGTCCCCAAGAAGAAG CTGGTGGATCctgtggctggggcagggggtccTGGGAGCCGCTTCAAAGGCAAACACTCTTTGGACAGCGATgaggaggatgatgatgatgaggggTCCAGCAAATACGACATCCTGGCCTCAGAGGATGTGGAAG GTCAGGAAGCAGCCACACTCCCCAGTGAGGGAGGTGTGCGGATCACACCTTTCAACCTgcaggaagagatggaggaagGCCACTTTGATGCTGATGGCAATTACTTTCTGAACCGGGATGCTCAGATCCGAGATAGCTGGCTGGACAACAttgactgg GTGAAGATCAAGGAGCGGCCACCTGATCAGCGCCCACCTTCAGACTCAGAGGAAGAAGACAGCCTGGGCCAGACACCAATGAGTGCCCAAGCCCTCCTGGAGGGCCTTCTGGAGCTGCTGTTACCCAGAGAGACAGTGGCCGGGGCACTGAGGCGTCTGGGGgcccgaggaggaggaggtggcaaAGGGGGCAGCAAGGGGGCTGGGCGGCCTAGTTCCCCTCAGCGCTTGGATCGGCTCTCTGGGTTGGCTGACCAGATGGTGGCCCGGGGCAACCTTGGTGTATATCAGGAGACAAGGGAACGGTTAGCCATGCGGCTGAAGGGGTTGGGGTCCCGGACTCAGGGACCCCCtgaccccacacccccaccctctcTGGACATGTTTGCTGAGGAAGTGGCAGAGGGGGAGCTGGAGACCCCAACCCCCACACAGAGGGGAG AAGCAGAATTGAAAGGAGATGATGGTCTGGTGGACGTGATGTGGGAATATAAGTGGGAGAACACAGGGGATGCTGAGCTGTATGGGCCCTTCACCAGCACCCAGATGCAG ACCTGGGTGAACGAAGGCTACTTCGCAGATGGTGTTTATTGCCGGAAGCTGGACCCTCCGGGTGGACAGTTCTACAACTCCAAACGCATTGACTTTGACCTCTACACCTGA
- the CD2BP2 gene encoding CD2 antigen cytoplasmic tail-binding protein 2 isoform X2, which translates to MPKRKVTFQGVGDEDDEDEISVPKKKLVDPVAGAGGPGSRFKGKHSLDSDEEDDDDEGSSKYDILASEDVEGQEAATLPSEGGVRITPFNLQEEMEEGHFDADGNYFLNRDAQIRDSWLDNIDWVKIKERPPDQRPPSDSEEEDSLGQTPMSAQALLEGLLELLLPRETVAGALRRLGARGGGGGKGGSKGAGRPSSPQRLDRLSGLADQMVARGNLGVYQETRERLAMRLKGLGSRTQGPPDPTPPPSLDMFAEEVAEGELETPTPTQRGELKGDDGLVDVMWEYKWENTGDAELYGPFTSTQMQTWVNEGYFADGVYCRKLDPPGGQFYNSKRIDFDLYT; encoded by the exons ATGCCAAAGAGGAAAGTGACCTTCCAAGGCGTAGGAGATGAGGATGATGAGGATGAAATCAGTGTCCCCAAGAAGAAG CTGGTGGATCctgtggctggggcagggggtccTGGGAGCCGCTTCAAAGGCAAACACTCTTTGGACAGCGATgaggaggatgatgatgatgaggggTCCAGCAAATACGACATCCTGGCCTCAGAGGATGTGGAAG GTCAGGAAGCAGCCACACTCCCCAGTGAGGGAGGTGTGCGGATCACACCTTTCAACCTgcaggaagagatggaggaagGCCACTTTGATGCTGATGGCAATTACTTTCTGAACCGGGATGCTCAGATCCGAGATAGCTGGCTGGACAACAttgactgg GTGAAGATCAAGGAGCGGCCACCTGATCAGCGCCCACCTTCAGACTCAGAGGAAGAAGACAGCCTGGGCCAGACACCAATGAGTGCCCAAGCCCTCCTGGAGGGCCTTCTGGAGCTGCTGTTACCCAGAGAGACAGTGGCCGGGGCACTGAGGCGTCTGGGGgcccgaggaggaggaggtggcaaAGGGGGCAGCAAGGGGGCTGGGCGGCCTAGTTCCCCTCAGCGCTTGGATCGGCTCTCTGGGTTGGCTGACCAGATGGTGGCCCGGGGCAACCTTGGTGTATATCAGGAGACAAGGGAACGGTTAGCCATGCGGCTGAAGGGGTTGGGGTCCCGGACTCAGGGACCCCCtgaccccacacccccaccctctcTGGACATGTTTGCTGAGGAAGTGGCAGAGGGGGAGCTGGAGACCCCAACCCCCACACAGAGGGGAG AATTGAAAGGAGATGATGGTCTGGTGGACGTGATGTGGGAATATAAGTGGGAGAACACAGGGGATGCTGAGCTGTATGGGCCCTTCACCAGCACCCAGATGCAG ACCTGGGTGAACGAAGGCTACTTCGCAGATGGTGTTTATTGCCGGAAGCTGGACCCTCCGGGTGGACAGTTCTACAACTCCAAACGCATTGACTTTGACCTCTACACCTGA